Genomic DNA from Chitinispirillales bacterium ANBcel5:
GCAATATCTTGCCACTATAGTATCACGCAGAAGAAATTGCATCAGTTGTTGTGCTTCTTCAGGGTTTTCTGAAAACGAGGTGACTGAAAGGTTACTGCCACCCAGAAAAGAGTACTGCCCCTGAGGGCCTTCAGGCATTACCATAGGAAGGACACCATCCTGATCAAGCTGTGAGAGGTCTGAATCATCGTGTTCCTGAAGAAAAATAAAGCTGGTCCACACTGACAGAAACGCTCTTGACTCAGAAAGCTTTGATTCAACTGCAATCATGTTACTTTGAAGATCATCGGGGTCAACCAGGCCTTCAAGGGCAAAAGAGATATACTTACGAATACCCTCAACCGTAGCGGGATTTCTGATATTAGAGAAAAACTGATTTCCCTTAGCCTCGATAAAAGATCCTCCGGCAGACCAAATCCAGGGAGCAAAATTGTGTACCACATTCCAATCGCCGATCCCGGAGTGACTTATTGGCCAGACACGATTACCCGAGCGGGTTACACCTGCTTCCTTAAATTCAACGAGAGATTCTTTAAGTGACTCCCAGGTCGAAAACTGATCGGCACTAAAACCCTGTTCGTCAAAATATTTTCTGTTAGCAAGCAAAGGTCTTGTATCCAGAAACCAGGGTAAGGCCACCGATTCATCCCGGGCGTAACGGTGAGTCGTTGACCATGCGGTCTGCTGAAACGATTCTCTGCCACCAAAATCATCCAGCTTGTCTTTTAAATCCAAAAGTGCGCCTGCTCGGGCAAAGTGGGGAACCCAGGTGGTACCAAGCTGTACAACATCGGGCCCTTCCTTATTTTCAGCCATTTCCACCAGCCTGGACCAGGCTACTCCCCAGTCGAGTATATCAACCTCAACTTTCAGATGTGGGTTCTCCTGCTCGAATATATCGAGATAGCGACCTATTGTCCTCTCCGGGTAGGTGCCATTGGGCATAAGCCAGAGTCTGAGGGTTTGGCCCTGAACAGAATGTGCCGTAAATAATAAGAGAAACACGAACAGGGTAATGCTTAAATATTTACTCCTCATACTTCCTCCTCCGATGAAAAAAGTGCGATTAAAAAAATCAAACTGTCGTATCTTCCTGCCATAAAATCATACCATTGGTTTTAATACCGGTCAAATATTTTCGCCAAATTAGCATACCATGTCTATGATGGTATGCTGAGCAATAGTTTGGTATAGACAGGATTTATAGAAAGGTGTATAATTAATGATCATTGAATATTTGTGTAATTAAAAAGGCAGGTGTATGAAAAAGCGAGGCAATTTCTTTTCAAGTATTCATTTTAAATGGTTGTTTTTAGTTACCGGGCTCATCTTCCTATCTGTTATCTTATCCGGTTTAGTACTGCTAAGGCAGACCAGGAGAGTGGTATATGAAAATATCTATTCTTCAACACAGAATACTGCAAACATGGCAGCAATGCAGATTCGTCAGGAAGTAAGGGGAGTCTATACAGATCTTCAGCTTCTGGCAACAACCCCCGCATTTTTAAGTTTTGAGAGGGATGGAATCTCAAATGCTTTAAAAAATCAACTGATGCAAAATATTTTCATGCCTGATGAGCATATATCGGTCATAACTTCAGACAATATGGAAATAGCTAACAATCAGATGACCGGTCAGCTAAGGGACCGAAGCGGTGAAAACCTTTTTCCAGGCTCCAATCTGGCTTCACAGCCCTACTACTCAAAAGAGGTAAAGTGGAATAACCGAATGCCTTACTGGACTATAGGAGCTTTTATAAACGGATGGGAAGAGAGAGGGTATGTGTTAGCCGATATATCGCTGCGTAGGTTTTGGGATATAATCGAACCGCTTAGAGTCAGCGCGTCGGGGCATGCTTATATTGTATTCAGTAATGGTGAGCTGCTGGCCCATCCTGACAGAAGAAGCGTAACTTCACAAAGTGATTTTTCTAATGAAATTCCGGTAAAAGAGATGTTTGAACAGGGCAGTGGCAATATTGAATTCGAAGATGAGCAGGGCAATGAATATCTTGCATCATTTCACTATATCTCCGAACTGGGATTTGGTGTTGTGGTTCAGGTTCCTGCTGCGGATTTTCGCGCACAGCTTATTAATGCAATACGTTATACCGCTATGGCAATATTGCTTATTCTCATAATCGCTTCAACTGTATCGGTGATTACAACCCGCAGAATGGTTACCCCCATCAAAGATCTGACAAAGAGAAGTCTTGTTATCGCTCAGGGAGATCTAAACACACCGCTGCCACCTTCAGCCTCCAAGGATGAAATTGGTGTTTTGGCTAAAAACTTTGAGTCCATGAGAGCCAATCTCAAGCAATATACCGATAATCTCCAGGAAATGGTAGACGAGAAAGTAAAACAGAATCAGGAAATTTTAAGCAACATCGAAAACGGTTTGTTTACGGTTAATTTTGATGGAACCCTAAATCCTGAATCCTCATCAGTAACCAAAGAGATGCTTGGATTAGAACAAACCCAAAACAGTACTATACAAGAGGCTTTTCAGTTTGATGATCAGCAGAATGAACACTTCTTGCAGTGGCTTAAACTCGTACAGTTTCGGCATAAATCACTGTCCTGGAAAAAAATTAAACGACTATGTCCTGTACAGGAATTTAATAGAACCGCTGATGGTGAAAGGAAAATTTATTCTGTTGATTATCAAAAGATGTTCGATTCAAAAGATAATATGAACAAAGTAATGATTATAATGCAGGATATTACTGAGCACCGAAAGATGCAAAAGGAGATTGAAGAGCAGCGTTTAATTCATGAAAATGAGGTGA
This window encodes:
- a CDS encoding extracellular solute-binding protein produces the protein MRSKYLSITLFVFLLLFTAHSVQGQTLRLWLMPNGTYPERTIGRYLDIFEQENPHLKVEVDILDWGVAWSRLVEMAENKEGPDVVQLGTTWVPHFARAGALLDLKDKLDDFGGRESFQQTAWSTTHRYARDESVALPWFLDTRPLLANRKYFDEQGFSADQFSTWESLKESLVEFKEAGVTRSGNRVWPISHSGIGDWNVVHNFAPWIWSAGGSFIEAKGNQFFSNIRNPATVEGIRKYISFALEGLVDPDDLQSNMIAVESKLSESRAFLSVWTSFIFLQEHDDSDLSQLDQDGVLPMVMPEGPQGQYSFLGGSNLSVTSFSENPEEAQQLMQFLLRDTIVARYCSDIGTISGRASTTQKHYVRNSDHYRTLLENVKVGRSYPNTPEWGDVEIALNSGLENIWRLVQGVFGDFNEEDFLQEISDLDKAVNEALGISQDEAQRLYESVYGPDGAGAQQRVQDEDSAQFGFMFLILGVFLAAGIVIVITESKKKK
- a CDS encoding cache domain-containing protein, with the protein product MKKRGNFFSSIHFKWLFLVTGLIFLSVILSGLVLLRQTRRVVYENIYSSTQNTANMAAMQIRQEVRGVYTDLQLLATTPAFLSFERDGISNALKNQLMQNIFMPDEHISVITSDNMEIANNQMTGQLRDRSGENLFPGSNLASQPYYSKEVKWNNRMPYWTIGAFINGWEERGYVLADISLRRFWDIIEPLRVSASGHAYIVFSNGELLAHPDRRSVTSQSDFSNEIPVKEMFEQGSGNIEFEDEQGNEYLASFHYISELGFGVVVQVPAADFRAQLINAIRYTAMAILLILIIASTVSVITTRRMVTPIKDLTKRSLVIAQGDLNTPLPPSASKDEIGVLAKNFESMRANLKQYTDNLQEMVDEKVKQNQEILSNIENGLFTVNFDGTLNPESSSVTKEMLGLEQTQNSTIQEAFQFDDQQNEHFLQWLKLVQFRHKSLSWKKIKRLCPVQEFNRTADGERKIYSVDYQKMFDSKDNMNKVMIIMQDITEHRKMQKEIEEQRLIHENEVNTILSIAKNPPEIITNFIVETEKRISIINEGVDKLNTYFHNQREAHSVEDSKEITDTMHSMFRHLHTIKGDAGSYGFDLLSTCAHESEQVLEELIEGKNECRRTDYFNRLENDVKRLRERLDDSAAMIRKLTTNNDSTVRMNSVKLDRIRYLVNKLRTKEDALLREQLYAEIATIDHQPLSLMARKYNNIIERLNKKLNKSVLFKTLPHDAEVPPNLLNKIDEALTHLIRNSMDHGIESGENRSEEKGEPVIELEFFRDNGNAVIKLRDNGVGIDPEKIAQKALQQKVITQQECEAMSSKQKLLLICQDGLSSRETVSEVSGRGVGMAAVLANLEEIGGEIDIESVPGQGTGFTITFPSKM